The Arachis ipaensis cultivar K30076 chromosome B10, Araip1.1, whole genome shotgun sequence DNA window NNNNNNNNNNNNNNNNNNNNNNNNNNNNNNNNNNNNNNNNNNNNNNNNNNNNNNNNNNNNNNNNNNNNNNNNNNNNNNNNNNNNNNNNNNNNNNNNNNNNNNNNNNNNNNNNNNNNNNNNNNNNNNNNNNNNNNNNNNNNNNNNNNNNNNNNNNNNNNNNNNNNNNNNNNNNNNNNNNNNNNNNNNNNNNNNNNNNNNNTTTTAACCCAACCGACCCGACAGGTTCAACCCGTTTTTCCACCCCTAATCAAAAACCGACACAATCGAGTAGGCTTACTCGGTTAGCACATTAACGTAACATATTATTTCTTCCTAAACTAAATCATTTAATTGACTTTAAATTGTATTTGGTAGCATTTTTAGTAGCCATAATTGCTCTAATAGTTGTTAGTCCATATAATTCATATATAAAGTCAGAACTAGGGTGACATTTGTATATCCACGCATATTTCATTGACCCTAAgaaatgaaatatatatatatcaaagagAGTAAAATCACACACATCTAATCTAAGTTTAATTACCAGGGCATAACATAATTAGGCCCTAGCATCATATTTGGGTAATCAAGGGTAAATTAATTCTAGATAGATAGTAAGAGGTCCTAAACCATATCCCATGCATAGATAGATAGATACCATAAATTCCAAATAAATAAAACATTCTTGaaggtattattattattatttgttattaCTAGTGGGCTTTGGTGGATTGAGTTTGACTGGAAAATCATCAATTTCATCCCTCCAAGGAGTATTCTTCAAAGGTGGTTCAATATTCTTCAATGCAACCCAGACAGCAGTGTTTACCTTGAATCCAGATCCAAATGCCATTTGCCAAACCCTGTCACCTTTCTTCACTCTTCCTTTCGCCTCACAATATGCCAATTCATACCATACAGAGCTTGATGATGTGTTCCCGAACCTGTAAAGTGTCATTCTAGAAGGTTCCATGTGCCAATCATCAAGCTCAAGACTCTTTTGCATCCTATCAAGAACAGCTCTCCCACCTGCACCAGTAACAAATCCATAAAACAGATGAAGTCAATTTCACGTAAACCTAATAACTGAGAACTATCAGattaaaatttagtcaaatcagtcaaattaaaTTTCACAAAAAGTTAACTGCAACTGAATTTTCACCGTTATAATTCCAATTAAACTTGGATTAAATCTTTAAAACCCTAAACTTAATAGAATTGGAGGAATTACCTGTGTGGATGCAAAAATGGTCGAAAGCTAACGTGAAATTGGGGACGTAAGCCTCAATCATGATCTTGAGAAACTTGCGTTTAACGAAGTTGACGACGAACTTGACTTTCTCCGAGATCGGGAGAACAACCGGACCGAGGGAGGTGATGTGGATCTTGAGAGCGTCCCTGGCCACATTCATGAGTTCTTTCGACAGAGAAACGCCGACTTTATGAGCCTCGTCTTCTTCCTGAAACACACATTTGTAGCTGTTGTCGTCGGCGCCGACGTGCGTGCGAAGCGTGTGGATCAGTTGGTATTTTGAACGGCAGCGATCGGAAGGGTGGCTCGAGAGCAGAGCTGCCGAGCCACCCATTCGGAAGAGGCAGTTGGTTAGCATCATTGAAGGGTTGTTGCCTCTGTAAATGCTTGAAGTTTCATTTTCTGTACTCAGCACCAATGCATACGAATTTGGATGTACCTGTTACATTTTCTGTTAGTTGTTTAATCTCTTCAAGTGCTAATATAAATTACCAAGAGTTAGTTAAGTTAGTTACCATGTCCGTATAAAACTGTTTTACGATGtattaaattacataatattctACTAGTAATCATCAATTAGTCTTTATTGGtaattttaatggtatgagatttcatccaaGAATGTGAGATTACTCACTTTACTTTTGGTGGTTAAATGTtggctaaattttaataaaactgcCGGTCCTCTAGACTTTTCCTAGTAAAAATAACC harbors:
- the LOC107624344 gene encoding 3-ketoacyl-CoA synthase 20-like; this encodes MNNLLYLSLLAGAAASAYYYGSGEESSLNRRHSLITSFCLAAAFTYHYLVRRTRYVFLVDFACFKPGLSCLCTTEMILERAKHVGFLSEESLKLVAKILDRSGLGPKTYLPEGVLHIPPKLTFDEARKETDTVLFGAVDELLEKTGVQSKDIGILVVNCCLFNPTPSLSDTIVNHYKLRGNILTYDLSGMGCSAGVLAVDFAKQLLQVHPNSYALVLSTENETSSIYRGNNPSMMLTNCLFRMGGSAALLSSHPSDRCRSKYQLIHTLRTHVGADDNSYKCVFQEEDEAHKVGVSLSKELMNVARDALKIHITSLGPVVLPISEKVKFVVNFVKRKFLKIMIEAYVPNFTLAFDHFCIHTGGRAVLDRMQKSLELDDWHMEPSRMTLYRFGNTSSSSVWYELAYCEAKGRVKKGDRVWQMAFGSGFKVNTAVWVALKNIEPPLKNTPWRDEIDDFPVKLNPPKPTSNNK